Proteins encoded by one window of Candidatus Falkowbacteria bacterium:
- the tsf gene encoding translation elongation factor Ts gives MSDVQTITKLRAQTGAGMLDCKKALDEVNGDYDKAVDVLRKKGEAKAAKKIAERQAKEGIVYSYIHSNNKTGTIVELFCETDFVAKTDDFKSLAHDIALQIVAMSPEYVTPEQIPAEALEREKSIYREQLKNEGKPDEMIEKILEGKMNKYYEEVCLMKQLFIKDDKVTIEGLINQIIAKTGEKIEIGNFARYQI, from the coding sequence ATGTCAGATGTACAAACAATTACAAAATTACGCGCACAAACTGGTGCTGGAATGTTGGACTGCAAAAAAGCTTTGGATGAAGTTAATGGTGATTATGATAAAGCCGTCGATGTTTTGCGAAAAAAAGGTGAAGCAAAAGCTGCAAAAAAAATTGCGGAAAGACAAGCCAAAGAAGGTATTGTTTATTCATATATTCATTCAAATAATAAGACAGGTACAATAGTAGAATTATTTTGTGAAACTGACTTTGTTGCCAAAACCGATGATTTTAAAAGTTTAGCCCATGATATTGCCTTGCAAATTGTAGCCATGTCTCCAGAATATGTAACTCCGGAGCAGATTCCTGCCGAAGCTCTGGAAAGAGAAAAATCTATTTATCGAGAGCAGCTAAAAAATGAAGGTAAACCAGATGAAATGATTGAAAAAATTCTTGAAGGTAAAATGAATAAATATTACGAAGAGGTTTGTTTAATGAAACAGTTGTTTATAAAAGATGATAAAGTTACAATTGAAGGTTTAATTAATCAGATTATCGCTAAAACTGGTGAAAAAATAGAGATTGGTAATTTTGCTAGATATCAGATTTAG
- the rpsB gene encoding 30S ribosomal protein S2, whose protein sequence is MSIMPSLQDLMKAGVHFGHQRSNWHPKMERFIFTEKSGLHIINLEETLKELEHALDFVKQTVANGGTVLFLGTKKQAQEIVKEAAIDCKMPYIVHRWLGGTLTNSDSVLGVVKKYRKLKEDTASGAIKRYTKKEQLKISREIARLDVIVGGIESLTRVPDAIFIVDMKCEKTALKEAQRKNIPIVSICDTNNNPENADYPIPGNDDATSSIKLLVNIVKEAVKEGQKMVKAPEVKKPEPVKSPSGK, encoded by the coding sequence ATGTCTATCATGCCAAGTCTTCAAGACTTAATGAAAGCTGGCGTGCATTTTGGTCATCAAAGATCAAATTGGCACCCAAAAATGGAGCGCTTTATTTTTACAGAAAAAAGTGGGCTTCATATTATCAACTTAGAAGAAACTCTAAAGGAATTAGAACATGCTTTAGATTTCGTTAAACAAACTGTTGCCAATGGTGGTACAGTTCTTTTTTTAGGAACAAAAAAACAAGCCCAAGAAATTGTAAAAGAGGCCGCAATAGATTGCAAAATGCCATACATTGTTCATCGCTGGCTTGGTGGAACTTTGACTAATTCAGATAGTGTATTAGGTGTAGTAAAAAAGTATCGTAAGTTGAAGGAGGATACAGCAAGTGGGGCAATTAAAAGGTATACAAAAAAGGAGCAGTTGAAAATCTCTCGAGAAATCGCACGATTGGATGTTATTGTTGGTGGTATTGAAAGTTTGACTAGAGTACCAGATGCAATTTTCATTGTTGATATGAAATGTGAAAAAACAGCGCTGAAAGAAGCACAGAGAAAAAATATTCCAATAGTTTCTATTTGTGATACAAATAATAACCCAGAGAATGCAGATTATCCAATTCCAGGGAATGATGATGCTACCAGTTCAATAAAGTTGCTGGTTAACATTGTCAAAGAGGCTGTTAAGGAAGGTCAAAAGATGGTAAAGGCTCCTGAGGTCAAAAAGCCGGAACCAGTTAAATCTCCATCAGGAAAATAA